One window from the genome of Salvia splendens isolate huo1 chromosome 9, SspV2, whole genome shotgun sequence encodes:
- the LOC121747889 gene encoding ubiquitin domain-containing protein DSK2b-like isoform X1 → MAAEADSSTGVAAIEEVNVNIRCSNGSKFSVKTNLESTVAEFKGVLAQNCDVPADQQRLIYKGRILKDDQTLVSYGLQADHTIHMVRGSAPAAAPSPAPVPTGPGNTTTTPAATQGGGPNPGGTGLAGTGASLFPGLGLGGLGGTGGASGGLFGAGLPEFEQVQQQLTQNPNMMRDIMNMPAIQSLMNNPEIMRSLIMSNPQMREIIDRNPELAHILNDPSVLRQTLEAARNPELMREMMRNTDRAMSNIESSPEGFNMLRRMYENVQEPFLNATTIGGNAATDAGSNPFAALLGNQGGIQTRDGANSTTATETGTAVPNANPLPNPWSNTGGSQTLNATRTNPTGDARPPPTTGLGGLGLPDLGSTGLGDPAAYSQLLQNPAVSQMMQSLLSNPQYMEQIMGMNPQLRSMLDMNPQLREMMQNPELLRQLTSSDMMQQMMALQQQLTRQQSTPEGDQTNQNRGPQNNMGLDMLMNMFGGLGAGGFTVPNAPDVPPEELYATQLSQLQEMGFFDTQENIRALRATSGNVHAAVERLLGNLGQ, encoded by the exons ATGGCTGCTGAGGCGGACTCCAGCACGGGGGTTGCGGCGATTGAGGAGGTGAACGTAAACATCCGATGCTCAAACGGCTCTAAATTTTCGGTGAAAACGAACCTCGAATCGACGGTGGCGGAATTCAAAGGTGTTTTGGCGCAGAATTGCGATGTGCCAGCTGATCAACAGCGGTTGATCTACAAGGGCCGGATCTTGAAGGATGACCAAACCCTAGTCAGCTATG GTTTGCAGGCAGATCACACTATTCACATGGTTCGTGGTTCTGCACCAGCTGCTGCACCTTCTCCTGCTCCGGTTCCTACTGGTCCTGGGAACACCACCACTACTCCTGCTGCCACACAAGGTGGTGGTCCGAATCCTGGGGGTACTGGGTTGGCTGGTACGGGTGCATCCTTATTTCCAGGGCTTGGCTTAGGTGGACTAGGTGGTACTGGAGGGGCATCTGGTGGATTATTTGGAGCTGGACTTCCAGAATTTGAACAGGTGCAGCAACAACTAACTCAGAATCCTAACATGATGAGGGACATAATGAACATGCCTGCCATTCAGAGCTTGATGAACAACCCTGAGATTATGCGCAGCCTAATTATGAGTAACCCTCAAATGCGTGAGATAATTGATCGGAACCCCGAACTTGCTCACATTCTGAATGATCCTAGTGTCCTTCGGCAAACATTAGAAGCAGCAAGGAACCCTGAGCTAATGCGCGAAATGATGAGAAACACTGACAGGGCAATGAGCAACATTGAATCATCTCCTGAGGGATTCAACATGCTTAGGCGCATGTATGAAAATGTACAAGAACCCTTCCTGAATGCTACAACCATAGGTGGTAATGCTGCGACTGATGCTGGATCGAATCCATTTGCTGCACTCCTGGGGAACCAAGGGGGCATACAAACTAGAGATGGAGCTAATTCAACAACTGCAACTGAAACAGGAACAGCTGTTCCAAATGCTAACCCACTTCCTAATCCATGGAGCAATACTG GAGGTTCTCAAACATTGAATGCTACCAGAACTAATCCAACTGGCGATGCGAGGCCACCTCCAACTACCGGACTGGGAGGACTTGGACTTCCTGATTTAGGGAGTACAGGCTTGGGTGATCCTGCTGCATACAGTCAGTTGTTGCAAAATCCGGCTGTGTCACAGATGATGCAGAGCTTGCTTTCCAACCCTCAGTACATGGAACAA ATTATGGGCATGAACCCTCAACTACGCAGCATGCTTGACATGAACCCTCAATTGAGAGAAATGATGCAAAACCCAGAACTTCTTCGACAGTTGACTTCGTCTGATATGATGCAG CAAATGATGGCTTTGCAGCAACAACTTACTCGGCAGCAGTCAACTCC GGAAGGAGACCAGACTAATCAAAATAGAG GACCACAAAACAATATGGGTTTGGACATGCTGATGAATATGTTTGGTGGACTAGGAGCTGGAGGCTTCACTGTTCCTAATGCCCCTGACG TGCCCCCAGAAGAACTGTATGCAACTCAGCTATCACAACTCCAAGAGATGGGTTTCTTCGACACTCAAGAGAACATCAGAGCACTCCGCGCCACCTCAGGAAACGTTCACGCAGCTGTTGAACGACTTCTAGGAAACCTCGGGCAATAG
- the LOC121747889 gene encoding ubiquitin domain-containing protein DSK2b-like isoform X2 codes for MAAEADSSTGVAAIEEVNVNIRCSNGSKFSVKTNLESTVAEFKGVLAQNCDVPADQQRLIYKGRILKDDQTLVSYGLQADHTIHMVRGSAPAAAPSPAPVPTGPGNTTTTPAATQGGGPNPGGTGLAGTGASLFPGLGLGGLGGTGGASGGLFGAGLPEFEQVQQQLTQNPNMMRDIMNMPAIQSLMNNPEIMRSLIMSNPQMREIIDRNPELAHILNDPSVLRQTLEAARNPELMREMMRNTDRAMSNIESSPEGFNMLRRMYENVQEPFLNATTIGGNAATDAGSNPFAALLGNQGGIQTRDGANSTTATETGTAVPNANPLPNPWSNTGSQTLNATRTNPTGDARPPPTTGLGGLGLPDLGSTGLGDPAAYSQLLQNPAVSQMMQSLLSNPQYMEQIMGMNPQLRSMLDMNPQLREMMQNPELLRQLTSSDMMQQMMALQQQLTRQQSTPEGDQTNQNRGPQNNMGLDMLMNMFGGLGAGGFTVPNAPDVPPEELYATQLSQLQEMGFFDTQENIRALRATSGNVHAAVERLLGNLGQ; via the exons ATGGCTGCTGAGGCGGACTCCAGCACGGGGGTTGCGGCGATTGAGGAGGTGAACGTAAACATCCGATGCTCAAACGGCTCTAAATTTTCGGTGAAAACGAACCTCGAATCGACGGTGGCGGAATTCAAAGGTGTTTTGGCGCAGAATTGCGATGTGCCAGCTGATCAACAGCGGTTGATCTACAAGGGCCGGATCTTGAAGGATGACCAAACCCTAGTCAGCTATG GTTTGCAGGCAGATCACACTATTCACATGGTTCGTGGTTCTGCACCAGCTGCTGCACCTTCTCCTGCTCCGGTTCCTACTGGTCCTGGGAACACCACCACTACTCCTGCTGCCACACAAGGTGGTGGTCCGAATCCTGGGGGTACTGGGTTGGCTGGTACGGGTGCATCCTTATTTCCAGGGCTTGGCTTAGGTGGACTAGGTGGTACTGGAGGGGCATCTGGTGGATTATTTGGAGCTGGACTTCCAGAATTTGAACAGGTGCAGCAACAACTAACTCAGAATCCTAACATGATGAGGGACATAATGAACATGCCTGCCATTCAGAGCTTGATGAACAACCCTGAGATTATGCGCAGCCTAATTATGAGTAACCCTCAAATGCGTGAGATAATTGATCGGAACCCCGAACTTGCTCACATTCTGAATGATCCTAGTGTCCTTCGGCAAACATTAGAAGCAGCAAGGAACCCTGAGCTAATGCGCGAAATGATGAGAAACACTGACAGGGCAATGAGCAACATTGAATCATCTCCTGAGGGATTCAACATGCTTAGGCGCATGTATGAAAATGTACAAGAACCCTTCCTGAATGCTACAACCATAGGTGGTAATGCTGCGACTGATGCTGGATCGAATCCATTTGCTGCACTCCTGGGGAACCAAGGGGGCATACAAACTAGAGATGGAGCTAATTCAACAACTGCAACTGAAACAGGAACAGCTGTTCCAAATGCTAACCCACTTCCTAATCCATGGAGCAATACTG GTTCTCAAACATTGAATGCTACCAGAACTAATCCAACTGGCGATGCGAGGCCACCTCCAACTACCGGACTGGGAGGACTTGGACTTCCTGATTTAGGGAGTACAGGCTTGGGTGATCCTGCTGCATACAGTCAGTTGTTGCAAAATCCGGCTGTGTCACAGATGATGCAGAGCTTGCTTTCCAACCCTCAGTACATGGAACAA ATTATGGGCATGAACCCTCAACTACGCAGCATGCTTGACATGAACCCTCAATTGAGAGAAATGATGCAAAACCCAGAACTTCTTCGACAGTTGACTTCGTCTGATATGATGCAG CAAATGATGGCTTTGCAGCAACAACTTACTCGGCAGCAGTCAACTCC GGAAGGAGACCAGACTAATCAAAATAGAG GACCACAAAACAATATGGGTTTGGACATGCTGATGAATATGTTTGGTGGACTAGGAGCTGGAGGCTTCACTGTTCCTAATGCCCCTGACG TGCCCCCAGAAGAACTGTATGCAACTCAGCTATCACAACTCCAAGAGATGGGTTTCTTCGACACTCAAGAGAACATCAGAGCACTCCGCGCCACCTCAGGAAACGTTCACGCAGCTGTTGAACGACTTCTAGGAAACCTCGGGCAATAG